A stretch of the Terriglobales bacterium genome encodes the following:
- a CDS encoding RNA chaperone Hfq, whose translation MAFRSSASSGPRKGKVPPPSDTMQEAAYLKSLGEKQAPVEVKLRDGEVVRGWIEYYDQNMIRLTREGQPNLFIFKHEIQYIAEEAPSQE comes from the coding sequence ATGGCTTTCCGTTCCTCCGCATCTTCCGGACCGAGAAAGGGAAAGGTTCCGCCCCCCAGCGACACCATGCAGGAAGCCGCCTACCTCAAGTCCCTGGGCGAGAAGCAGGCGCCGGTCGAGGTCAAGCTGCGCGACGGCGAAGTGGTGCGCGGCTGGATCGAATACTACGACCAGAACATGATCCGGCTGACGCGCGAGGGCCAGCCCAACCTGTTCATCTTCAAGCACGAGATCCAGTACATTGCCGAGGAAGCTCCCAGCCAGGAATAG
- a CDS encoding inositol monophosphatase family protein — protein sequence MTAIAREAGALLLRFFERRVKVEYKGDVDLVTEADRASEKLIVQRIRRRWPSHDVLAEEGTRSDSGSDYRWYVDPLDGTTNFAHGFPVFCVSLGLERKGERVSGVLYDPTRDELFSAEKGSGAFLNGRRLRVSGVSNLEESLLATGFPSHKRHQNPNIHFYHQITLRTHGVRRAGSAALDLASVASGRFDAFWEFNLNPWDTAAGALLVEEAGGKVTRFDGSPFQIRSDQVLASNGRLHPALLRLFANIFAGRDLEPLPSPQEYARMRKS from the coding sequence ATGACCGCCATCGCCCGCGAGGCGGGCGCCCTGCTGCTGCGCTTCTTCGAGCGCCGGGTCAAGGTCGAATACAAGGGCGACGTGGACCTGGTCACCGAGGCCGACCGCGCCTCCGAGAAGCTGATCGTCCAGCGCATCCGCCGCCGCTGGCCCTCGCACGATGTTCTCGCCGAAGAGGGCACGCGCTCCGATTCCGGCAGCGACTACCGCTGGTACGTCGATCCCCTCGACGGCACCACCAACTTTGCCCACGGCTTTCCCGTCTTCTGCGTCTCCTTGGGGCTGGAGCGCAAGGGCGAGCGCGTCTCCGGCGTGCTCTACGATCCCACCCGCGACGAGTTGTTCTCCGCAGAGAAGGGAAGCGGGGCCTTCCTGAACGGCCGCCGCCTCCGCGTATCCGGGGTCAGCAACCTGGAAGAGAGTCTGCTGGCCACCGGTTTCCCCAGCCACAAGCGCCACCAGAACCCCAACATCCACTTCTACCACCAGATCACCCTGCGCACCCACGGGGTGCGGCGCGCGGGCTCGGCCGCGCTCGACCTGGCGAGCGTAGCCTCCGGCCGATTCGACGCGTTCTGGGAGTTCAACCTCAATCCCTGGGACACGGCGGCGGGCGCGCTGCTGGTAGAGGAGGCCGGCGGCAAGGTCACCCGCTTCGACGGCTCGCCCTTCCAGATCCGCAGCGACCAGGTGCTCGCCTCCAATGGCCGGCTGCACCCCGCCCTGCTGCGCCTCTTCGCCAACATCTTCGCCGGCCGGGACTTGGAGCCCCTGCCTTCGCCCCAGGAGTACGCGCGCATGCGAAAGAGCTAG